In one window of Methanolobus mangrovi DNA:
- a CDS encoding methanogenesis marker 16 metalloprotein: MDRSIADIREKLEKKEAVVMTAQEVSELVDRGESITTMDVDVVTTATRAIMSGTYALLSFPVNSPLCFKRASKVLLNGVPAHVGPCPNESLGVLDLIVFGTAHSTLEHNYGAGHLFRELVEGKNIEVSVVTDENVSFKSEIKLEDMPYAKLYATRHAFKNYAAFVNCSTEPVNTIFHATQFSPSMNGATLSGCGEINPVQNDPKMETIGIGTRMLMNGAEGFVIGEGTRSSPGKPNLTGVADMHGMDPALMGGFKTSAGPECIASWAIAIPVTSQSVLDAVLKTDKDIPMVVNDVDKRVMIGSSTYADAWKNTDPTVMFNPEVCLNCEVCKPIRDCPMEAIYLQNDRMILDRYLCFNCGLCSTVCPGEVFTAKLGTLHFEKDAKQLKIPIVLRQSDRKRSEELAEKLKKKIIDGEFKINEMVEKIYP; this comes from the coding sequence TTGGACCGTTCCATTGCCGATATCAGGGAAAAACTAGAGAAAAAAGAAGCTGTTGTAATGACAGCACAGGAAGTATCCGAACTTGTAGACAGGGGAGAGAGCATTACCACAATGGATGTCGATGTTGTCACAACCGCAACAAGGGCAATAATGAGTGGAACTTATGCCCTCCTGTCATTTCCTGTAAATTCCCCCCTCTGTTTCAAGAGAGCTTCAAAGGTCCTCCTGAATGGAGTTCCTGCACATGTGGGACCATGCCCCAATGAAAGCCTTGGAGTACTTGACCTGATAGTATTCGGAACAGCGCACTCGACCCTGGAACACAATTATGGTGCCGGCCACCTGTTCAGGGAACTGGTTGAAGGAAAGAACATAGAGGTTTCTGTTGTCACTGATGAGAATGTATCCTTCAAAAGTGAGATCAAACTGGAAGACATGCCCTATGCAAAACTCTATGCAACCCGCCATGCCTTCAAGAACTACGCAGCTTTTGTCAACTGCTCAACCGAACCTGTCAATACAATATTCCATGCTACACAGTTCAGCCCCAGCATGAACGGTGCAACACTTTCCGGATGTGGAGAGATAAATCCAGTCCAGAATGACCCAAAAATGGAGACAATAGGCATTGGAACACGTATGCTTATGAATGGTGCCGAAGGGTTTGTCATCGGAGAAGGAACACGCAGCAGTCCCGGGAAACCGAACCTTACCGGAGTTGCAGACATGCATGGCATGGACCCGGCACTCATGGGAGGTTTCAAGACATCTGCCGGACCTGAGTGCATCGCCTCATGGGCAATTGCAATACCTGTCACAAGTCAGTCAGTGCTTGATGCGGTCCTGAAAACAGACAAAGACATCCCCATGGTTGTGAATGATGTCGATAAAAGGGTCATGATAGGCAGCAGCACATATGCCGATGCATGGAAGAATACAGACCCCACAGTTATGTTCAATCCCGAAGTGTGTCTCAATTGTGAGGTATGCAAACCCATCAGAGATTGTCCAATGGAAGCAATATACCTCCAGAATGACAGAATGATACTTGACAGGTACTTATGTTTCAATTGCGGACTCTGCTCCACTGTCTGTCCGGGAGAAGTGTTCACTGCAAAACTCGGAACCCTTCACTTTGAGAAGGATGCAAAGCAGTTAAAGATCCCAATCGTACTCAGACAATCTGACCGCAAAAGATCAGAAGAACTGGCTGAGAAATTAAAAAAGAAAATAATAGATGGCGAGTTCAAAATCAACGAGATGGTTGAGAAGATATATCCATAA